One window of the Rosa rugosa chromosome 3, drRosRugo1.1, whole genome shotgun sequence genome contains the following:
- the LOC133738169 gene encoding uncharacterized protein LOC133738169, with protein sequence MANDNLIIGQSRDFPLSQNPQLGLGHDHSMIMGQSHNFALGQTHDQDLEVGHGTNDDKQGLRDAHEHGLAYDQTNEHVIALQDIQNLEEEEALGLDQDNDLEPDQENIDVNSHDSDLGLSVVNHELGLMDSHELAVAENHDLSENLDLEMDQNQHMSILPVSGMSLEQSESMDSPPVLQCRALANSNHQLAVGQEFPDVQSCRRALRDAAIALHFEIQTVKSDKTRFTAKCASEGCSWRIHAAKLPGVPTFSIRTIHEEHTCRGITHLGHQQASVQWVANTVEQRLRENPNCKPKEILEEIHRVHGIALTYKQAWRGKERLMAAVRGSFEEDYRLLPQYCEQIRRTNPGSIAQVYGNPDDNSFQRLFVSLHASIYGFLNACRPLLGLDRVPLKSKYLGTLLFATGFDGEGALFPLAFGVVDEENDENWMWFLSEIRVLLENYAEYMPRLTILSDRRQGIVDGVEANFPTAFHGFCLQHLSDSLRKEFNSTPLVNLLWEAAYALTHFECEQKIMEIEEISPEAAQWIRQIAPTLWATAYFEGTRFGQLTANWAESLNSWIAEASGLPIIQLMECIRRHLMTWFNERREMSMQWTNILVPSAESSVTKAVELSHPFNAFRGNDADFEVRFPEGSHIVDIRNRRCTCNGWQFCGLPCSHAVAALRSCGQNVFRFTESCFTVTNYRKAYSETIHPIPDRTLWKEMAGFEDEANGSLWVTINPPKSLRPPSRPRKRRIRAEDAGRAKRVVHCSRCNQTGHFRTTCSAPI encoded by the coding sequence ATGGCAAATGATAATCTAATCATTGGGCAGAGTCGTGATTTTCCGTTGAGTCAGAATCCACAGCTGGGACTGGGGCATGATCACAGTATGATTATGGGCCAAAGTCATAATTTTGCACTGGGACAAACCCATGATCAGGATTTGGAAGTAGGGCATGGTACTAATGATGATAAGCAGGGTCTTAGAGATGCCCATGAGCATGGATTAGCTTATGACCAGACAAACGAACATGTGATAGCTCTACAAGATATACAGaatcttgaagaagaagaagctttggGGTTGGATCAGGATAATGATCTTGAACCCGATCAAGAGAATATTGATGTTAACAGCCATGATAGTGATCTTGGTCTTAGCGTGGTGAATCACGAGTTGGGTTTGATGGATAGTCATGAATTGGCTGTTGCGGAGAACCATGATCTTTCTGAAAATTTAGATTTAGAGATGGATCAAAATCAGCACATGAGTATTCTACCTGTCTCAGGCATGTCATTGGAGCAGTCTGAGAGTATGGATAGTCCTCCTGTTCTTCAGTGTCGAGCGCTAGCTAATTCTAATCACCAGCTGGCTGTTGGGCAAGAGTTTCCTGATGTCCAGAGCTGTCGAAGGGCACTTAGAGATGCAGCTATTGCGCTTCACTTTGAGATACAGACAGTCAAGTCTGATAAAACTCGTTTCACTGCCAAATGTGCAAGTGAAGGATGCTCTTGGCGAATTCATGCTGCAAAGCTTCCAGGTGTACCTACCTTCTCAATAAGGACCATTCATGAAGAACACACTTGTCGTGGAATCACCCATCTTGGTCATCAGCAAGCCTCCGTCCAGTGGGTGGCAAATACTGTGGAACAACGCTTGAGGGAAAATCCTAATTGCAAGCCAAAAGAGATACTAGAAGAGATCCACCGCGTTCATGGGATTGCGTTAACATATAAGCAGGCATGGAGGGGGAAGGAACGGCTCATGGCTGCTGTTCGTGGATCTTTTGAAGAAGATTATCGCCTCCTTCCTCAATATTGTGAACAGATCAGAAGGACCAATCCAGGAAGTATTGCCCAGGTTTATGGGAATCCTGATGATAACTCCTTCCAACGTCTATTTGTATCATTACATGCATCAATATATGGATTTTTGAATGCATGTCGGCCTCTTCTTGGACTTGATAGAGTTCCTCTGAAAAGCAAGTATCTTGGGACTTTGCTTTTTGCCACTGGATTTGATGGAGAGGGAGCTTTATTTCCATTGGCATTTGGAGTGGTGGATGAAGAGAACGATGAGAATTGGATGTGGTTCCTCTCCGAGATTCGGGTCCTACTAGAAAATTATGCAGAGTACATGCCAAGGCTTACAATTTTGTCTGATAGGCGGCAGGGTATTGTTGATGGAGTGGAAGCAAACTTCCCAACTGCTTTTCATGGGTTTTGTTTGCAGCATTTAAGCGACAGTTTACGGAAGGAATTTAATAGTACTCCGCTTGTTAATCTTCTATGGGAGGCTGCTTATGCTCTTACTCACTTTGAATGTGAACAAAAAATTATGGAAATTGAAGAGATCTCTCCGGAAGCAGCCCAATGGATTAGACAAATTGCACCAACGTTGTGGGCAACAGCATATTTTGAGGGTACAAGGTTTGGACAGTTGACGGCTAATTGGGCCGAATCTTTAAATTCTTGGATAGCAGAGGCATCTGGGCTTCCAATAATTCAGTTGATGGAGTGTATCCGACGGCATCTGATGACTTGGTTCAATGAGCGTCGTGAAATGAGCATGCAGTGGACAAACATACTTGTTCCTTCTGCTGAAAGCTCTGTGACAAAGGCAGTTGAGCTTTCTCACCCATTCAATGCTTTCCGTGGAAATGATGCTGATTTCGAAGTTAGGTTCCCTGAAGGATCACATATAGTGGATATTCGTAACCGTAGATGTACATGTAATGGATGGCAGTTCTGTGGGTTGCCATGTTCTCATGCCGTGGCAGCTCTCCGCTCTTGTGGGCAGAATGTGTTTCGGTTCACTGAAAGTTGTTTCACTGTGACAAATTATCGCAAAGCCTACTCGGAGACAATACATCCTATTCCAGACAGAACTCTTTGGAAGGAGATGGCTGGATTTGAAGATGAAGCCAATGGAAGTTTATGGGTCACGATTAACCCACCAAAGTCGCTTCGGCCACCTAGCCGACCAAGGAAAAGGCGAATTCGCGCAGAAGATGCTGGTCGTGCTAAACGAGTGGTGCATTGCAGCCGCTGCAATCAGACTGGACATTTTCGAACAACTTGTTCAGCTCCCATATAG
- the LOC133738345 gene encoding fructokinase-1 has product MHTITLKTPIPYHVPSLKSHSIFPQNPRLTRPHLIFPPVHHRPHSHSSVTKGLGISAPGALNGSLHSENLAVKDIDVATLGNLCVDIVLNVPQLPPPDADRRKAYMDRLSASPPDKKYWEAGGNCNMAIAAARLGLRCNAIGHVGNEVYGRFLLDVLRDEGIRMVGMNEDTDADSSRASSYETLLCWVLVDQLQRHGFCSRADFSKEPAFSWLTKLSVQVKTAIKQSKILFCNGYGFDELSPAVIASAVEYAVEVGTAIFFDPGPRGKSLSAGTPEEQGALNLLLRMSDVLLLTSDEAESLTGIKNPILAGQQLLKQGVQTKWVIVKMGPKGSILITKSGISCAPAFKVKVMDTVGCGDSFVAAIAYGFIHNMPMVNTLAIANAVGAATAMGCGAGRNVATLDKVLEIVKASNLNEDDEFWNEIFDENLGVQEITALSKLVINGSDSQLNSVPLQKVVSELLPKLKSAELERKVPC; this is encoded by the exons ATGCACACCATAACCCTCAAAACCCCAATCCCCTACCATGTACCCTCCCTTAAGTCCCACTCCATCTTCCCCCAAAACCCTAGACTAACCCGACCCCACCTCATTTTCCCGCCAGTTCACCACCGCCCCCACTCTCACTCCTCCGTCACCAAAGGCCTCGGCATCTCCGCCCCCGGCGCTCTCAACGGCTCCCTCCACTCCGAAAACCTCGCCGTTAAAGACATCGACGTCGCAACTCTCGGCAATCTCTGCGTCGATATCGTCCTCAACGTCCCCCAGTTGCCGCCGCCCGATGCCGACCGCCGCAAAGCTTACATGGACCGCCTATCCGCCTCGCCGCCCGATAAg AAATACTGGGAAGCTGGTGGCAACTGCAATATGGCTATAGCAGCTGCCAGGCTGGGGCTTCGCTGCAATGCAATTGGCCATGTGGGTAATGAAGTGTATGGGCGGTTCTTATTAGATGTTCTTCGTGATGAAGGAATCCGTATGGTTGGGATGAATGAGGATACTGATGCTGACAGTTCACGTGCTTCTTCGTATGAGACGCTTTTGTGCTGGGTTCTTGTGGATCAGTTGCAAAGACATGGTTTTTGTAG TCGAGCTGATTTCAGTAAGGAGCCTGCATTCAGTTGGTTGACCAAATTATCTGTACAAGTAAAGACGGCGATAAAACAGTCAAAGATCCTGTTCTGTAATGGTTATGGCTTTGACGAGCTCTCTCCTGCTGTAATAGCCTCAGCTGTAGAGTATGCTGTTGAAGTTGGAACAGCAATTTTTTTCGACCCTGGACCCCGCGGAAAGAGCCTCTCTGCTGGTACACCTGAGGAACAAGGAGCACTTAACCTGTTGTTGAGGATGAGTGACGTTCTTCTTCTAACTTCAGATGAG GCTGAGTCATTGACTGGCATTAAAAACCCGATATTGGCAGGGCAGCAGTTGCTCAAGCAAGGGGTGCAAACAAAATGGGTGATTGTTAAAATGGGGCCAAAGGGTTCAATTCTCATAACCAAGTCTGGCATCTCTTGTGCACCAGCATTCAAA GTAAAGGTCATGGACACTGTTGGATGCGGAGATAGTTTTGTAGCTGCCATTGCATATGGTTTCATCCACAATAtgccaatggtaaatacattaGCAATTGCAAATGCAGTGGGTGCTGCAACCGCCATGGGTTGTGGTGCTGGTAGGAATGTGGCGACATTGGATAAAGTACTTGAAATTGTGAAAGCTTCGAATCTTAATGAGGATGACGAATTTTGGAATGAAATATTTGATGAAAATTTGGGTGTTCAGGAAATTACTGCTCTCTCAAAATTGGTCATTAATGGAAGTGACAGTCAGCTGAATAGCGTCCCTTTGCAGAAGGTTGTATCTGAATTGCTTCCTAAGCTCAAATCTGCAGAGCTAGAGAGAAAAGTGCCATGTTGA